In Aquiflexum balticum DSM 16537, a single genomic region encodes these proteins:
- the gldA gene encoding gliding motility-associated ABC transporter ATP-binding subunit GldA — MSLQINSLTKTYGQQKALDMVSFVAGKGEVLGFLGPNGAGKSTTMKIATGFILPDSGDVLVNGISVQENPKAVSKMIGYLPEHNPLYLDMYIREFLGFIGGLYGMKGNVLKSRIEELISLCGLELEANKKIQQLSKGYRQRVGLAKALIHDPEVIILDEPTTGLDPNQLVEIRKLIKNISVNKTLILSTHIMQEVEAICDKVVIINRGKIVASDLLQNLKSDGGKKILLVETEELLDLEWFAHLGEISFIQNKKNAISLTVKDAVSARKELLQIIQQRSLTLVSIQQQEKNLESIFHQITQN, encoded by the coding sequence ATGTCCCTTCAAATCAATTCACTTACAAAAACCTACGGTCAGCAGAAAGCGCTGGATATGGTTTCTTTTGTGGCTGGGAAGGGGGAAGTCCTTGGTTTTTTGGGACCAAATGGAGCAGGGAAATCCACTACGATGAAGATTGCCACAGGATTTATTTTACCTGATTCCGGCGATGTGCTTGTCAACGGGATTTCCGTTCAGGAGAATCCAAAAGCGGTCAGCAAAATGATCGGATACCTACCCGAACATAATCCGCTTTATCTGGATATGTATATCAGGGAGTTTTTGGGTTTTATCGGAGGACTTTATGGAATGAAGGGTAATGTATTGAAATCCAGAATAGAAGAACTAATTTCCCTTTGTGGCCTTGAACTTGAAGCCAATAAAAAGATCCAACAACTCTCAAAAGGATACCGGCAAAGAGTGGGATTGGCCAAAGCGTTGATCCATGACCCTGAAGTGATCATTTTGGACGAACCTACCACAGGACTGGATCCTAACCAATTGGTAGAAATCAGAAAACTGATAAAAAATATCTCTGTCAACAAAACGTTGATATTGAGTACCCATATCATGCAAGAGGTGGAGGCGATCTGTGATAAGGTAGTTATTATCAATCGGGGGAAAATAGTTGCCTCAGATTTATTGCAAAACCTCAAGTCAGATGGGGGCAAGAAAATCCTGTTGGTAGAGACGGAAGAGCTTTTGGACTTGGAATGGTTTGCACATTTGGGAGAGATTTCTTTTATACAAAACAAAAAGAATGCGATCAGTTTAACTGTAAAAGATGCCGTCTCTGCCAGAAAAGAACTGCTTCAAATCATTCAACAAAGGTCTCTGACTTTGGTCAGTATCCAACAGCAGGAAAAAAATCTGGAATCAATTTTTCATCAAATCACCCAAAATTGA
- the gldF gene encoding gliding motility-associated ABC transporter permease subunit GldF → MRALYWKEVNAFFSNVSGYLILGVFLVSLGLIVWVFPDTAVLEYGFADLEPLFVYTPFVFTFLIPAITMKMIAEEKKTGTWELLMTSPLGIQKIILAKYFASVTLIFVALIPTLVYYYSMVQLGDPVGNIDHAGFFGSWIGLLFIGAVFASIGIFSSALTSHQIVAFIWGIFISFLLYFGLTALVALQVMSPFALFLEEMSLSYHYQSLSRGVVEARNVAYFLTVIILMLGFTGILIRRK, encoded by the coding sequence ATGCGCGCACTCTATTGGAAAGAAGTAAATGCTTTCTTCAGCAATGTCAGCGGATACCTGATCTTGGGCGTATTTCTTGTTTCTCTTGGTCTGATAGTTTGGGTGTTTCCGGATACTGCAGTCTTGGAATATGGTTTTGCAGATTTGGAACCGCTTTTTGTGTACACGCCATTTGTCTTCACTTTTCTGATCCCTGCCATCACCATGAAGATGATAGCGGAGGAAAAGAAAACCGGTACTTGGGAATTGTTGATGACCTCACCTTTGGGAATCCAAAAGATTATCTTGGCCAAGTACTTTGCCTCAGTAACTTTGATCTTTGTGGCATTGATCCCGACTTTGGTTTATTACTATTCTATGGTGCAATTGGGCGACCCTGTTGGCAATATTGACCATGCGGGCTTTTTTGGTTCCTGGATAGGTCTGTTATTTATTGGGGCTGTTTTTGCTTCCATTGGTATTTTCAGCAGCGCATTGACCTCCCATCAGATAGTCGCATTTATATGGGGGATTTTCATTTCATTTTTATTGTATTTTGGCCTGACAGCTTTGGTTGCTTTGCAGGTAATGAGCCCATTTGCTTTGTTTTTGGAGGAAATGAGTTTGAGTTACCATTATCAAAGCCTGAGTAGGGGAGTGGTAGAAGCCCGAAATGTGGCTTATTTTCTTACTGTGATTATCCTGATGTTAGGCTTTACCGGAATTTTGATCAGAAGGAAATGA
- the gldG gene encoding gliding motility-associated ABC transporter substrate-binding protein GldG: MRKGTNISFFKSYGIPVGIVILIWVLVILFPFRIDLTEDKRYSLHPATIALLESIEEPLEVEILLTGELPGGMRRLQRSIEETVKTFNAYSAKKITFYYEDPLSLPADIREDYIVDLAGYGINPTTLYISEAGGQKSKLIFPGVVVRNEEFETGTLLLKGEKELGPDQILNQSIENLEFELAQAIRKLIRKQQYAIGMLIGNGELEEDDGFGIVEALAEDFEVYKVPMEQAKNVEDLFPFDVLLIAGPKEIYTDKEIFLIDQYLMHGGNLIFLIYALVFDMDQAGGEGTVAMPFENGLDQLLFRYGIRVNKDLVQDMNSGYHPVMGGNFGDQQQLISLPWPFYVSAGRMANHPITKGIDQVMFRFVSSLDTVKADRVKKTPLIFGSDFSRKLSAPVRIAFEDMENGPDLEQFVLQNLPLLYLLEGEFTSLFKNRFLPEGTDKAKFLESGKGKVLVAGSAELFTSLFSVVDGQPLPLGQDPFTEVTYANRQLLQNSINFLTDPEGIIATRTKQFQIRPLNKLKVQNEKVKWQLINVLAPVLFFLLLGLVWIGLKKSRFSKK, from the coding sequence ATGAGGAAAGGTACCAACATATCGTTTTTCAAGAGTTATGGCATTCCGGTTGGCATCGTTATTCTCATTTGGGTTTTGGTCATCTTATTTCCATTCAGGATTGACCTGACAGAGGATAAAAGGTATTCCCTACATCCTGCTACCATTGCCTTGTTGGAATCCATTGAAGAACCTTTGGAAGTGGAAATCTTATTGACCGGTGAGCTACCGGGAGGGATGAGAAGGCTCCAAAGATCCATAGAAGAAACAGTCAAAACATTTAATGCCTACAGTGCCAAAAAAATCACCTTTTATTATGAAGACCCTTTGAGTCTTCCTGCTGATATCAGGGAGGACTATATTGTGGATTTGGCGGGTTATGGAATCAATCCCACCACCTTGTACATTTCCGAAGCAGGAGGTCAAAAAAGTAAATTGATTTTCCCGGGTGTTGTGGTACGGAATGAAGAATTTGAAACAGGAACTTTATTGCTCAAAGGAGAAAAGGAATTGGGACCCGATCAGATATTAAATCAATCCATTGAAAACCTGGAATTTGAACTTGCCCAAGCAATCCGCAAACTCATCAGAAAGCAGCAATATGCCATTGGAATGCTCATAGGTAATGGTGAATTGGAAGAAGATGATGGTTTTGGGATTGTAGAGGCATTGGCAGAGGACTTTGAGGTGTATAAGGTCCCAATGGAACAGGCAAAAAATGTAGAGGACTTATTTCCATTTGATGTCCTGTTGATTGCAGGTCCAAAAGAAATTTATACTGACAAAGAGATTTTTCTGATTGATCAATACTTGATGCATGGCGGTAACTTGATATTCCTGATTTACGCATTGGTTTTTGATATGGATCAGGCTGGTGGAGAAGGGACTGTAGCTATGCCTTTTGAAAACGGATTAGATCAATTGCTTTTCAGATATGGGATCAGGGTCAACAAAGACCTGGTTCAGGACATGAATTCTGGATACCATCCGGTCATGGGCGGTAATTTCGGTGACCAACAGCAACTGATTTCATTGCCTTGGCCTTTTTATGTTTCTGCCGGAAGAATGGCCAATCACCCCATTACCAAAGGCATTGACCAGGTGATGTTTCGTTTTGTCAGCAGTTTGGATACTGTAAAGGCAGATCGAGTAAAAAAGACCCCATTGATTTTTGGATCGGATTTCAGCAGGAAGCTGTCAGCACCTGTGAGGATAGCATTTGAAGATATGGAAAACGGGCCTGACCTTGAGCAATTTGTTTTACAAAATCTCCCTTTGTTGTACCTATTGGAAGGTGAGTTTACTTCTTTGTTCAAAAACAGATTTTTGCCGGAAGGAACGGATAAAGCAAAATTCCTGGAATCAGGAAAAGGTAAAGTTTTGGTCGCCGGTTCGGCAGAACTCTTTACAAGTTTATTTTCAGTTGTTGATGGTCAGCCATTGCCTTTGGGACAGGATCCATTTACAGAAGTCACTTATGCCAACAGACAACTTTTGCAAAACAGCATTAATTTTCTGACAGATCCAGAAGGCATTATAGCTACGAGGACCAAGCAGTTTCAGATCAGGCCTTTGAACAAATTAAAAGTACAAAATGAAAAGGTCAAGTGGCAGTTGATCAATGTGCTGGCGCCTGTGCTGTTTTTTCTGCTTCTTGGCTTGGTGTGGATCGGTTTGAAAAAATCGAGATTTTCAAAAAAATAG
- the dnaN gene encoding DNA polymerase III subunit beta — translation MKFIVSSSALLKQLSTINGVVTTNPVVPILENFLFEIKGGKLTITASDLQTSMITEIDVEAKEDGNIAVPAKILIETLKNLPEQPVTFSIDPDTYSIEISSDNGRYKLAGENATDFPKIPTVSNATVVDMSTEILSSAISNTIFATSNDELRPAMTGVYINLSSTNTTFVATDGHRLIRYRRVDVASQDDASIIIPRKALNLLKSTLPSENVPVAVEFNSSNAYFKFNSIKMICRLIDERFPDYENVIPVDNPNHMTIDRLEFLGSLRRIAIYANKTTHQVRLKLTGSELQISAEDLDFSNEANERLSCDHDGEDIEIGFNAKFLVEMLNNLSSKEVTLKFSAPNRAGLIVPSDKSDNEDILMLVMPVMLNNYV, via the coding sequence ATGAAATTTATTGTTTCTTCTTCTGCTCTTTTAAAGCAGCTTTCAACGATCAACGGTGTAGTTACCACCAATCCTGTAGTTCCGATTTTGGAAAATTTCCTTTTTGAGATCAAAGGCGGAAAGCTCACCATCACTGCTTCCGATTTGCAGACATCCATGATTACCGAGATTGATGTAGAAGCCAAAGAAGATGGAAACATCGCTGTTCCTGCAAAGATCCTTATTGAAACATTAAAGAATCTTCCTGAGCAACCAGTTACATTTAGCATTGATCCTGATACTTACAGCATTGAGATAAGTTCTGACAATGGTAGGTATAAATTGGCCGGTGAGAATGCCACTGATTTCCCAAAAATCCCGACTGTAAGCAATGCTACAGTGGTGGACATGTCCACGGAGATATTGAGCAGTGCGATCAGCAATACCATATTTGCCACAAGCAACGATGAATTGAGACCTGCCATGACGGGTGTTTATATCAACCTTAGCAGTACGAATACTACTTTTGTTGCCACAGACGGACACAGATTGATCAGGTACAGAAGGGTGGATGTTGCTTCACAAGATGATGCAAGCATCATCATTCCAAGAAAAGCACTCAACTTATTGAAATCGACGCTGCCATCCGAAAATGTACCCGTAGCGGTTGAATTCAACAGTTCTAATGCCTATTTCAAATTCAACAGTATCAAAATGATCTGTAGATTGATAGATGAGAGATTCCCCGATTACGAAAATGTAATTCCAGTGGACAATCCAAATCATATGACGATCGACAGGTTGGAGTTTTTGGGTTCATTGAGAAGGATTGCTATCTACGCCAACAAAACCACCCATCAGGTTAGATTGAAATTGACCGGAAGTGAATTACAGATATCAGCGGAGGATCTTGATTTCTCCAACGAAGCCAATGAAAGATTGTCCTGTGACCATGATGGAGAGGATATTGAGATTGGTTTCAATGCCAAGTTCTTGGTGGAAATGTTGAACAACCTTTCTTCCAAAGAAGTGACCTTAAAGTTCAGCGCTCCAAACCGTGCCGGATTGATAGTTCCATCTGATAAATCCGACAATGAAGATATCCTGATGTTGGTGATGCCGGTGATGTTGAATAATTATGTTTGA
- a CDS encoding alpha-amylase family glycosyl hydrolase, protein MEETHKVVVYQVFTRLFGNTNTTNKPWGTIEENGVGKFNDFTDKALEEIKAMGVTHIWFTGIPHHAVIRDYTAYGISNDDPDVVKGRAGSPYAVKDYYQVNPDLALDPAKRMEEFETLIARTHKHGMKVIIDIVPNHVARKYEGKNNPQGVEDFGVDDDTTVEYKRDNNFYYIPGKAFEVPEPLNDYRPLGGEAHPLADGKFDENPAKWTGNGSREPQPHFYDWYETVKINYGIKPDGTKDFSELPSDFSQKSYQEHFDFWKDKEVPDSWKKFRDIALFWIEKGVDGFRYDMAEMVPVEFWSYMNSAIKMKNPEAFLLAEIYNPREYRNYIHLGKMDYLYDKVELYDTLKNIMQGKGSTDNLINIQNGLSDIGKHMLHFLENHDEQRIASPDFVGKAEIGKPAAVLSATIDAAPMMIYFGQEVGEPGAEDAGFGKPTRTSIFDYIGVPHHQRWMNSGKFDGGQLTAEEKELRDFYVRLLNFTKRSSALAGAYQEIHSHNRQQTEWYNDRVFSFVRWSDNQKLLIVCNFDTEQTFGFDLELPSDLIEKWNLKSGELVLSEKLYGKVNPVLKISDGRATVRVDLKPLECWVLEVR, encoded by the coding sequence ATGGAAGAAACACATAAAGTGGTCGTTTATCAGGTTTTCACGCGCCTTTTTGGCAATACCAATACAACCAACAAACCCTGGGGAACAATCGAAGAAAATGGTGTGGGTAAGTTCAATGACTTTACGGATAAAGCCTTGGAAGAAATCAAGGCCATGGGCGTTACCCATATCTGGTTCACCGGGATTCCCCATCATGCGGTTATAAGGGATTACACCGCTTATGGCATCTCCAATGATGACCCGGATGTGGTCAAGGGTAGGGCAGGTTCACCCTATGCTGTCAAAGACTACTATCAGGTCAATCCTGATTTGGCACTTGACCCGGCCAAAAGAATGGAGGAGTTTGAAACTTTGATTGCCCGCACCCACAAGCATGGTATGAAGGTCATCATAGATATCGTACCTAACCATGTTGCACGGAAATATGAAGGGAAAAACAATCCCCAAGGTGTGGAGGATTTTGGGGTGGATGATGATACTACCGTGGAATATAAAAGGGACAACAACTTTTACTATATCCCGGGAAAGGCATTTGAAGTACCGGAACCATTGAATGATTACAGGCCACTTGGTGGAGAAGCACATCCTTTGGCTGATGGAAAGTTTGATGAAAACCCAGCGAAGTGGACCGGAAACGGTAGCAGGGAACCTCAGCCCCATTTTTATGATTGGTATGAAACCGTCAAAATCAACTATGGTATCAAGCCTGATGGTACCAAGGATTTCTCTGAACTACCGTCAGACTTTAGTCAAAAAAGCTATCAGGAGCATTTTGATTTTTGGAAGGATAAGGAGGTACCTGATTCGTGGAAGAAATTCAGAGATATTGCCCTGTTTTGGATTGAAAAGGGAGTGGATGGTTTTCGGTATGATATGGCGGAGATGGTGCCCGTGGAGTTTTGGAGTTACATGAACTCAGCTATCAAGATGAAAAACCCGGAAGCATTCCTTTTAGCTGAAATCTATAATCCAAGGGAATACAGGAACTATATCCATTTGGGCAAAATGGATTACCTGTATGACAAGGTGGAATTGTACGATACTTTGAAAAACATCATGCAGGGGAAAGGTTCAACAGATAATCTAATCAATATCCAAAATGGACTTTCGGATATTGGCAAGCATATGCTACACTTTTTGGAGAATCACGACGAACAGCGGATTGCAAGTCCGGATTTTGTCGGAAAAGCGGAAATCGGCAAACCTGCAGCAGTCCTTTCTGCGACCATAGATGCGGCACCTATGATGATTTATTTTGGGCAGGAAGTTGGAGAACCAGGGGCTGAAGATGCCGGGTTCGGCAAACCTACAAGAACTTCCATTTTTGATTACATCGGTGTTCCGCATCATCAAAGGTGGATGAATAGCGGGAAATTCGATGGGGGACAACTGACAGCTGAGGAAAAAGAACTGAGAGACTTCTATGTCAGGCTATTGAATTTCACCAAGAGAAGTTCCGCACTTGCAGGCGCTTATCAGGAAATACACAGCCATAACCGCCAACAAACCGAATGGTACAATGACAGGGTTTTTTCTTTTGTCCGGTGGAGTGATAACCAAAAACTTTTGATTGTCTGTAATTTTGATACAGAACAGACTTTTGGTTTTGACTTGGAATTGCCCAGTGATTTGATAGAAAAGTGGAATCTGAAATCAGGCGAATTGGTACTTTCTGAGAAACTTTATGGAAAGGTCAACCCTGTTTTAAAAATATCTGATGGCAGGGCAACAGTCCGAGTAGATTTGAAACCTTTGGAGTGTTGGGTTTTGGAGGTGAGGTAA